A window from Musa acuminata AAA Group cultivar baxijiao chromosome BXJ3-10, Cavendish_Baxijiao_AAA, whole genome shotgun sequence encodes these proteins:
- the LOC103999629 gene encoding ABSCISIC ACID-INSENSITIVE 5-like protein 2 gives MACLETMADHGGGRDQQLQPLTAAEHGSFHGLTLNEVQSRLGEPLHGLSLGDLLERAPLVADGLRCSGSGGVPRALSNKTIVEAWRDIQLRHEEGSSERAVLGEMTVEDFLPKAGAAAQGTDSGVADAHAVRSPGRGSNSSAAAATAPPRSRRRRSVATEDVAEKMVERRQKRMIKNRESAARSRARRQAYTNELENKVVLLEEENQRLGKHKELEAVERNMPHPDPKHQLRRYEFSSILTMSISIFDEVIR, from the exons ATGGCGTGCTTGGAGACGATGGCTGATCATGGCGGCGGCCGGGATCAGCAGTTGCAGCCTCTGACCGCCGCCGAACACGGTTCCTTCCACGGCCTCACGCTCAACGAGGTCCAGAGCCGCCTGGGGGAGCCCCTGCACGGCCTGAGCCTCGGCGACCTCCTCGAGCGTGCCCCTCTAGTCGCCGACGGGCTCCGTTGCAGTGGGAGCGGCGGCGTGCCGCGTGCCCTGAGCAACAAGACCATTGTCGAGGCGTGGAGGGACATCCAGCTGCGGCACGAGGAGGGGAGCAGTGAACGCGCTGTGCTCGGCGAAATGACCGTCGAGGACTTCTTGCCGAAAGCGGGCGCGGCTGCACAAGGCACGGATTCTGGTGTTGCGGACGCTCATGCAGTGCGTTCCCCCGGCCGAGGGAGCAATTCGTCGGCTGCTGCAGCGACCGCGCCGCCGCGTTCAAGACGACGGAGGAGCGTAGCAACAGAGGACGTGGCCGAGAAGATGGTAGAGCGGAGGCAGAAGAGAATGATCAAGAACCGGGAGTCAGCTGCTCGATCTCGAGCAAGGAGGCAG GCTTACACGAACGAGCTAGAGAACAAGGTCGTCCTCCTTGAAGAAGAGAACCAAAGACTCGGGAAACACAAG GAATTAGAAGCAGTAGAACGTAACATGCCACATCCAGATCCGAAACACCAGCTCCGACGGTACGAGTTCAGCTCCATTCTGACCATGTCAATATCGATCTTTGATGAGGTAATCCGGTGA
- the LOC103999624 gene encoding RNA-binding protein P: MAKKRKPPVQIPEPSSSEEEEEEEEVEEVEEVEEVEEEGSEEEEEEEEEEEEEVEEEDEAKDQEEEKKAKSEEKEEQVEVEEADVLDRESIRKLLEPFGKDQLIELLKEAALRNPSLLSQIASAADSDPVHRKIFVHGLGWDATTEVLAAAFTTYGVIDECKVVTDRATGRCKGYGFVLFRTRAAAQRALLEPQKKIGNRMTSCQLASFGPPGAQGPAPEATGRKIFVSNIGEHVNPERLRALFAKFGEIEEGPLGYDKTTGKLRGFAIFVYKTVEGCRKALEEPKKFFEGCELSCQRAVEGLKPKNQAIGGANVPAMLQPNDLALTYASQSLMGLNPVAGLVGQSLNPAVGLLGQNVGVGVLNQGPVAQGMSPSLSRSGMTPPPYGVGLGGVGGGGTGVNSISPSVIGSYQSQVALQGLGAYQNSYLSSSTGVRSKSDIGSLGNGLPPYFGR, translated from the coding sequence ATGGCGAAAAAGCGAAAGCCACCTGTCCAAATCCCCGAACCCTCCTCgtcggaggaagaggaggaggaagaagaagtcgaagaggtggaggaggtggaagaagtagaagaagaaggatccgaagaggaggaggaggaggaggaagaggaagaagaagaagtcgaagaagaagacgaagccaAAGaccaagaagaagagaagaaggcgAAATCTGAGGAAAAGGAGGAACAGGTAGAAGTAGAAGAAGCCGATGTCTTGGACCGTGAGTCAATACGCAAGCTCCTGGAGCCCTTCGGCAAGGACCAGCTGATCGAACTCCTCAAGGAGGCCGCGCTCCGTAACCCCTCTCTCCTCTCCCAGATCGCCTCTGCGGCCGACTCCGACCCCGTCCACCGGAAGATCTTTGTCCACGGCCTCGGTTGGGATGCCACCACCGAGGTCCTCGCCGCCGCCTTCACCACCTACGGCGTCATTGACGAGTGCAAGGTGGTCACGGACCGCGCCACTGGCCGCTGCAAGGGCTACGGCTTCGTCCTCTTTCGCACGCGTGCTGCGGCCCAGAGAGCCCTCCTGGAGCCTCAGAAGAAGATCGGCAACCGCATGACCTCCTGCCAGCTGGCATCCTTTGGCCCTCCCGGCGCCCAGGGCCCTGCCCCCGAGGCTACCGGCCGCAAGATCTTCGTCAGCAACATTGGGGAACACGTGAACCCCGAGCGGCTGCGTGCCTTATTTGCCAAGTTTGGGGAAATCGAGGAAGGTCCGCTGGGGTACGACAAGACCACGGGGAAGCTGCGGGGTTTTGCCATCTTCGTCTACAAGACGGTCGAGGGGTGCAGGAAGGCCCTGGAGGAGCCGAAGAAGTTCTTCGAGGGCTGTGAGCTGAGCTGCCAGAGGGCGGTCGAGGGGCTTAAGCCGAAAAATCAGGCAATTGGGGGTGCCAATGTGCCGGCGATGTTGCAGCCAAACGATTTAGCGCTGACCTATGCTTCACAATCTTTAATGGGTCTCAATCCGGTGGCTGGTTTAGTTGGGCAGAGTTTAAACCCTGCAGTGGGGTTGTTGGGGCAGAATGTTGGGGTTGGAGTGCTGAACCAGGGTCCGGTGGCTCAAGGGATGTCACCATCTCTGAGTAGGAGTGGGATGACTCCTCCACCTTATGGAGTTGGATTAGGAGGGGTTGGTGGAGGTGGGACAGGGGTGAATAGTATCAGTCCCAGTGTAATTGGGAGCTATCAATCGCAGGTAGCTTTGCAAGGATTGGGGGCTTATCAGAACAGTTACTTGTCTTCATCAACAGGGGTAAGGTCAAAGTCTGATATTGGATCACTTGGTAATGGCTTGCCACCATACTTTGGGCGCTAG